The segment CCTGCCGGCCTTCCTCGCCTGGGGGGCCTTCTTTTTTCTGCCCGCGGTCTCTTTCGCCTACACGCTGTACGGCTACGAGGACGAGTACGGCATCGTGCATTTGAGCGAGGAAAAGCGGGACGAGCATGCCGTGCTGCTCTACGAGGGTCCGAGCGACCCCAAGTGGGGCTTTCCGGCCATAAAAAAACGCATCCATGCCCTGAGCGCGGTGGCGCAAAACCGCAACGAGGCCTGGATACGCGACGCCACCCGGGCCTATGTGCGCATGGGTACCGCGCCGCTCGGGCCTTCCGGCTACCCGGCGGTCATCGAATCCGGACCGCTTCTGGACCTCGTGCGCGCCAAAAGCCGGGCCTACGGCCTGGCCCCGGAGCTGCTCTACGCCGTCATCGAGCAGGAATCGCGCTTCACCGCCCGTGCCGTCTCGCCAAAGGGCGCGGCCGGGCTCATGCAGCTTATGCCCGAAACCCAGGCCACCTTCGGCGTGGCCGATCCCTTCGACCCGGAGCGCAACGTGACCATCGGCGCGAAGTTCCTGCGCGCGCTCATCGCCCGTTTCGGCACCCTGCCCCTGGCGCTCGCCGCCTACAATGCCGGCCCGGAAACCGTGGCCCGTTCGGGCGGCATCCCCAACATACCGGAGACGCAAAACTACGTGGCCCGGATCATGGCCCGCTACGCCATGCTCCAGGAAAGCCATCCCGGCTTGGCCCCGAAAAAGCCCGTCCATGCGCCCGGCCGGCGCAAGGCGAAGACGAAACGGTAGTGTCTCATCGGATATTTTTCTTGTGGGAACTGCGTGTTACGTGTGAAACGCACACGCAAGGAACAGGGCTGGCAGGCGGAAGGACATCCCGGTGGTCCCTTTTGCTGGCGTTTCTTTCCGTGTGTTGTTTGCTCAGAAGCGCAAACGTATTGTGAGCCGTCTTTCGGGACCGGCACTGGTCCGTCGGCGGCCTTTTCGGGAGGTCCCCATGCGCGTTTGGTTCGGCGCGGCGTTCTTTGCCGCCGTGTTGGCGTTTTTCACTGGCGGCGCACGCGCCCAGACCCAGATGGAAATGAACGTCGCGGCCTGCGATGCGGCCAAGAAGGCCGATGCGGAACTCAATGCCGCCTATGCCGCCGTCTTGGAAAAGAACAAGGACGATCCGGTTTTCATCAGGAAACTGAAGGTCGCCGAGCGGGCCTGGCTGGCCTTTCGCGACGCCGAACTCGCCGCCCGCTACCCGGCCGAGGACAAGGCCGCTGCCTACGGTTCGATGTATAATTTCTGCTATTGCAATGCGCTGGCCGAACTGACCCGCAAGCGCGCGGCGGCACTCGCGCCCTGGCGCGACGGCGTTCCCGAGGGGGATGGCTGTACGGGAAGCTACCCGGTCAGATAAGTCCCGGGCGCGCGGGAACGAGACAGGATCGCCGGGGGGGGCTTTCGCCCCCCGGCGTTTTTGTTACCAGTTCTCGGGAGCGATCTCGAAGTAGGCTTGCGGGTGTTCGCAGGCCGGGCACTTGTCCGGGGCGTGGTCGGACTCGATGGGGAAGCCGCAGTTGCGGCAGCGCCACACGACCTTTCCCTCGCGCTTGAACACCTTGCCGGCCTCGATGTTGTCGGCGAGCGCGCCGTAGCGGCGTTTGTGGAAACCCTCGGCCTTGGCGATGTTGTCGAAGGTGGCGGCCACTTCGGGGTAGCCTTCCTCGCGGGCGACGGCGGCGAAGGAGGGGTACATCTCGTTTTCCTCGTAGGACTCCCCGCCCTCTGCCTCGCGCAGGTTGGCCATGGTGTCGCCGATGACCCCGGCCGGGAAGACGCCCGTGATTTCGACCTCGCCGCCTTCCAGGTACTTGAACAGGCGCTTGGCGTGTTCCTTTTCCTGGTCGGCGGTTTCGGTGAAGATGGCGGCGATCTGTTCGTATCCTTCCTTTTTGGCTTTCGAGGCGAAGTAGGTGTAGCGGTTTCTGGCCTGGGACTCGCCGGAGAAGGCTGTCAGGATGTTCTTTTCGGTTTTGGAACCCTTAAGCGTTTTCATGGAACCTCCACACACTGATTTGTCATTCGTCCAGGTACTTTTCCGCCCACTTGATCGCGGCGGCCGTGGCGGGAAAGCCGATGGTCGTGGCCAGGACCAGCAGGGCCTGGCAGATTTCCTCGGTTTTGGCGCCGGCCCGGACGGCGCGGCGGGCGTGACTGCTTACGGATGTTTCCGATCCCCGGGCCGCGGCCGCGGCCATCTGCACGAGCTGGATGGTTTTTTCGTCCAGGGGGCCGCACTGGCGCGCCGCTTTAGCCAGGTTGTCAAGGGCCGACATGAATGCGGGATAGTTGCGCGCAAGCATCTGGTAATGCCTGGACAGCGAGGCTTCCGCCATGACCTTGCTCCTTTCCGGCACGGCTTCGGACGTTGGCGGTCAATCGCCCGCCTGCGCGCGTTTCATGGCGTCGAGCAGCACGCCGAGGTCGGGACGGGTATTGATGTCGTGGACATCAATGAAGCGGATGACGCCTTTTTTGTCCACCAGAAAAAGGGCGCGTTCGGCCACGCCGTCGGAGCGCAGGATGCCGAGTTTTTTCGCCAGGCCGCCATGGGGCCAGAAGTCCGAGGCCACGGGGAACCACAGGCCGCCCATCTCGCGGGTCCAGGCGAAAAGGGTGGGGATGTTGTCGACGCTTATGCCCACAAGGGCCGTATCGTTGGCCTCGAAAGCTTCCTTGGCGATGTTGTAGCCCGGCCACTGGCCCGAGCACACCGGCGTCCAGGCGGCGGGGACAAAGGAGATGACCAGGTTCTTCTTGCCCTTGTAGTCCGAAAGCCGCACCCGCGAACCGTCTATGCCCGGCAGGTCGAAGTCGGGCATGGGCTGGCCCACGGCCACGGCGAGGTGGCTGTCCGTGGGGGCGAGATGCCCCACCGGGTAGATGTGGTTGGCCGGCACGCCCGTGCCGCCGGTCGCGGCCATGGCGGGGAAGGCGGCGAGCAGGAGGGCCAGGACAAACGGCAGTGATGCGGTGCGCATGGATGGGTTCTCCTTGGGGTTCGTTACGGCTTACAGGCCGGCCGCCCGGATAATGGCCCCGAGAAAGTCGGCTGGCGCGCCGAAAGCGCCGAGGCTTGCCTGGAGCACGACGAAACCGCCTTGGGGCTTTTTTTTCAGGATGTAGAAAAACGGCGTCCCCACCTGTCCGACCTGGTTGTGCACATCGAAGTCGGCGTCGGAAAAAAGCGGAAAGGGCACGGCGTATTTCTGGCGGAAGAGGTTCACTTCCGCCTCGGAGTTGCCGGCCCCGATGCCGACGATCTTGATGCGGTTGCCAAGGCCCCGCTTGTCGATGAGGCTGTGGAGCGCGTTGACGTTGGGCGCTTCGCGTTGGCAAAACGGGCAGTACATGCTGAAGATCTCGACCACGAGCACTTCGGCTTTCACGGCGTTTATGGGCGTGGCGCGCTTGCCCGCTGTGACGCCGAGGTAGGCGGCTGCCTGCGGGCTGACCTCGCCTGTGAGCGACACGTCGGGAAAGGGCGTTCCCGGAGCCAGGGGATGGGCCCCCGGGGCCTCGGACGCTTCCACGGCCAGGGCCGGGGCGGCGGACAGGAAAAGGAGCAGCAGGGCGGCGGGCAGGGCGAAAAGGCGTCTCATGCATCCTCCGAAAGGGCGTCTCGGCGGCCTTTGGCCACCGTTGCAACCATGCCCCAATCCGCCCCCTGTCGTCAAAGATCGGCCGCGATTTCAGGCAATGCCGGCCGCGTCCAGGGCTTGTCCCAGGTCGGCGATGATGTCCGCCGCGTCCTCGCAGCCCGCCGAAAAGCGCACCAGCGTGTCCGAAACGCCCATGGCGAGCCTGGCCTCGCGCGTCATTTTGGCGTGGGAGGTCACGGCCGGAAAGCAGGCCAACGTCTCCACCCCGCCGAGGCTCACCGCTTCCAGGGCCAGTTCGAGCCGGTCCATGAACGTCCGGGCGGCTTGCGGGGCGCAGTCGAGTTCGAAGGACAGCATGCCGCCGAAGCCGCGCATCTGGCGCTTGGCCGTCTCGTGCCCGGGATGCGTGGCCAGGCCCGGATAATGCACCACGGCGACGCCCTTTCTTCCGGCCAGAAACCGGGCCACGGCCATGGCGTTGTCGTTGTGCTTGGCCATGCGCAGGGCCAGCGTCTTCATGCCGCGCTCCAGCAGATAGCAGTCGTAGGTGTTGAGGGTTTGGCCGAAGTTGACGGCCCGCTCGCGCACGGCCGCCATGAGAGCGCGCGAGGTGGCCACGGCCCCGCAGTTGAGGTCGCTGTGGCCGTTTAGGTATTTCGTGCCGCTGTGCACGACGATGTCGAAGTCGAAGTCGAGCGGCCGCTGGTTGATGGGCGAGGCAAAGGTGTTGTCGATGATGGACACGAGCCCGCGCCGCCGGGCCATGGCGGCGACGGCCTCGAGGTCCACGATGCGCAACAGCGGATTGCTCGGCGTTTCGATATAGACGGCCCTGGTCTTTTCGGTCACGGCCGCCTCCAGGCTGGCCGCGTCGGCGTCCGGAACGCAGGTGTAGCCGATGCCGAGGCGCGTCAGCTCGGCCAAAAGAAAGCGGTGGGTGCCGCCGTACAGGTCGGCTTGGAGCACGAGATGGTCGCCGGCGCCCAAGACTGCCAGCAGGGACGAGGAGATGGCGGCCATGCCCGAGGCCAGGACGATGGCCGCTTCGGCCCCTTCCAGGGCGGCCAGCTTTTCGGCCGGCGCGAGCTGGGTCGGAATGTTGTTGTAGCGCGGATACCGGTAGGCCCCGTCCACGTCCGGCGCGGCCATGTAGGCGGCCGCCGTATGGATGGGCGTGGTCACCCCGCCGACCGTTCTGTCCAGGCGTTCGCCGGCCCGCACGCAACGCGTATGCTCTCCCAATCGCGCGTACTCCATGATGCCGCTCCTTGTTCTTCCTTTGCTTCTCTAGTATATATTATAACGTTTATTTTGGTCAACTATTCAGGATTGTTGTTCTTCCAACGAAAAACCGTTCCCTGCCGCAATCGCAACCCGGCCGGCACGCGGCCGTCACAAAACACGGGGTATGCCGCACTAGTCATTACTTAACGGAGGGTAACCGAGATGCGCCGATATGTCCTGCCGCCGTTCGCGGCGGCTTCCATCAATCGCGTGGCCTGGATCGTCCTGGCCCTGCTTTTCCTGTCCGCTGTCGCGGCGCGGGCCGATTCCGGCGCCGCGCCGAAGTACGTCTTCTATTTCATCGGCGACGGCATGGCCATGCCCCAGCGCAGCGCCGCCGAGTACTACCTGGCCGCCAAGGACGGCGACGGCAAGCCCGGCGTCGTCAAGCTGGCCATGGACAAGATGCCGGTCCAGGGCCTGACCAGCACCTATTCGCTCAACTCCATCATCACCGATTCCGGCGCGGCCGGCACGGCCCTGGCCACCGGGTTCAAGACCAACAATGGGGCCATCAGCGTCGACAAGGACAAGAAGCCCGTGGCCACCCTGGCCGAGATGGCCCGCGACAAGGGCATGAAGGTCGGCGTCGTCTCCAGCGTCTCCCTGGACCACGCCACCCCGGCCTGCTTCTATTCCCACCAGGCCAGCCGCAATAATTACTACGAGATCGCCCTGGACGTGGCCAAAAGCGGCTTCGACTACTTCGGCGGCGGCGGTTTCAAGGACCCCACCGGCAAGAAGTCCAAAAAGGAAGGCGACAAGCCCGATGCCCTGGAAGTCATGAAAAAGGCCGGCTACACCGTGGCCACCGACCGCAAGGACATCATGGCCGCCAAGCCCGGCACCAAGCTCGTGGCCATCAATCCCGAACTCGACCACAGCAAGGCTATGCCCTACGCCCTGGACGGCGACAAGAAAGGGCTGACCCTTGCCGAATTCACCACCAAGGGCATCAGCCAGCTCGACAACCCCAAGGGCTTTTTCCTGATGGTCGAAGGCGGCAAGATCGACTGGGCCTGCCACGCCAACGACGCGCTCGCCTCCATCGAGGACACCCTGGCCTTCGACGCCGCCGTGGCCGAGGCCGTCAAGTTCGCCCAGAAGCACCCGAACGAGACCCTCATCGTCGTCACCGGCGACCATGAGTGCGGCGGCCTGACCCTCGGTTTCGCCGGCACCCGCTACGGCAACTACTACCAGTACCTCAAAGACCAGAAGGTCTCCTTCGAGGACTTCTCCAAGAAGCTCGCCGCGTACAAGAAGGCCCACAACGTTGCGGATGCCAAATTCGAGGACGTGGTGCCCATGATCAAGGAGAGCTTCGGGCTTATCGTGCCCACCGCCGCCGACCTGGAGGCCATGAAGCAAAATCCCGTCAAATACTCCTCGAGCCATACCTCTCCGGCCGACCCGCACGGCATGTACCTGCGCGACTACGAGCTCGACGCCGTCAAGGCCGCCTTCGCCCGCAGCATGAAGGGCGAAAAGGAAAAGTCCGAGGACGAGATGGATTACCGGGCCTACGGCGGCTACGAGCCCCTGGCCGTGACCCTGACCCACATCCTGGACAACAAGGCCGGCATCGGCTGGACCAGCTACTCCCACACCGGCGTGCCCGTCGTGACCTCGGCCATGGGCCCCGGTTCCCAGGCCTTCTCCGGCTACTACGACAACACCGACGTGGCCAAAAAGATCATGGCCGCCATGGGCCAGAAGGCCGTGGCCAGCAACTAGCCCGTCGCCATACCCCGTCCCATCGCAACCGTGGGGTGGCCTTTGGGCCGCCTCACGGTTCTTTTTCAAGCGCAAGGATTACCGCATGGAAAAACTGTCTTCCCGGCCGGATGCGCCCAAGGACGTGGCCACGCCGGTCGCCCCGGTCAACCTCCTTCGGCGCATGCTCGCCCGGACCGACCGGCGCGACGTGCTGCTGGTCGCGCTTTTCACCGCCCTGACCGTGGCCCTGCTCTATTGGCCGACAGGCTTTGAAAACAGGCTCCCCAGCGACGCCGTGCAGGTCAAGGCCCGCATCCTCGACGTGGACAACGCCCACGTGCACCAGTACGGCATCGTGCGCGAAGGCGAACAGCGCGTCACCGCCGTGCCGCTGTCCGGGCCCTTTGCCGGGCAACGCATCACCGCCGACAACATCCTGCTCGGCAAGCTCGAACTCGATAAGATTTTCGCCCCGGGCGAGACGGCCCTGCTCGTGCTGTCGCTGCGTGACGGCAAGATCGTTTCGGCCGTGGCCAAGGACCACTGGCGGCTCGGGCTGCAAGGGCTGCTGCTCGGCGTCTTTGCCCTGTTTCTGGCCCTTTACGCCGGCTGGACAGGCGTCAAGGCCGTGCTCTCCTTTCTCTTCGCGGCCCTGCTCCTGTGGAAGGTGCTGGTGCCGCTTTTCCTTCAGGGCTACGATCCGCTTATCGTCACCCTCTGCGTCCTGGCCGTGCTCATGGCCGCCATCATTTTCCTCGTCGGCGGCGTCGGCCGGCGATCGCTCGCCGCCTACCTCGGCGCGCTGGCGGGCATCGCCGTCACCTGCCTGCTCGCCCTGGCCACCGCTCCCGGCTTCGCCCTGCCCGGCGCGGTCAAACCCTACGCCGAAACGCTTCTCTACACCGGCTACGCCCACCTCAACCTCGGCCGCATGTTTCTGGCCACCATCTGCCTCGGGGCCAGCGGCGCCATCATGGACGTGGCCATGGACGTGGCCGCCAGCCAGTCCGAAGTCGTCGCCCATAACCCGGGCATCGGCCCCGGCCGGCTGTGCCTCTCGGGATTTCGTGTCGGCCGCATCGTGGTCGGCACCATGGCCACCACACTGCTTTTGGCCTACTGCGGCGGCAGTCTCGCGCTCCTTATGGTCTTCATGGCCCAGGGCGTGCCGCTCATAAACGTCGCCACCATGCCCCACGTCGCCGCCGAAATCGCCAACACCCTCGTCGGCAGCTTCGGCCTCGTCACCGCCGCGCCGCTCACCGCCATCGCCGGCGCGCTGCTGCTGCGACGGTAAGGCGCAGGAGGCTGGGGAGGAACCGGGGCGCTGCCCCGGACCCCGGCAGAGGCGCTGCCTCTGCACTCCGCCGGGGGGCGGGCGCGCCCCCCGGACCCCCCGTCCGGTGTGCTTTGGCTGGGCGGAGGGGGGATTGGCTACCGGGAATGCGGCAAGTGGAGAAGATGGCGGCGGAATTTGTCGGGACGCTGCCGTCGCTTCGCGGCAGGCTCGTCCCGACAAATTCCGCCGCCACCACGCCGTCGCCCCTACGGGGCGACATTCGGGAAAAATAGTTTCTTAAAATGCGGCGCTTCGCCGCTGGCGTGGTTGTCGCCGCAATCGTGTCCGGCGTCGAGGCGCGAAGCGCCTCGTGCCGCCGGGCCGATTGCGGCGACAAAGGCATCACCAACCACCTCTCCGCCCGCCATCCCAACCCGGTAAAGGGGGGACCGGGGGGCATCAAGCCCCCCGGCGGGGTCTGGGGCGGCGCCCCAGCTCATTCTTCATTCTTCATTCGTCAGCCTCAGCCTCCTCCTTCTCCCGTTGCTCCGCTTGCCAGGCCTGACGCCTGGCAGCGGCTTCCTGGCGGAGCCTGTCCAGAATCTCGTCGTAGCCTTCGGGGCGGTGGGGGCGCAGGCAGGGGGTGCAGTCCTTGACGCCCTGGCGCATTTCGCAGTCGCCGCCGCAGTTTTCCAGGAAGTAGAGCGGGCAGAAGCACAGCAGGCAGTTGAAGGTTTCGGGGTCGGCCCCTGGGTGGCAGGGGAAGTACTTACAGGCGGTATTTTGGAAGAAACGGTAGCTGTGTTGCATGGGGGCTCCGGTGGGGCTGTGGGGAGGCACGGGGTTTGCAGCCGCTGGGTTGCGCTTTGAGTGAATCGAGAAAAACGGGATATCCGCATGGCCATAGAGACCACCAATTCCGCCGCAGGGGAAATTTTCAAGAAAGCCGCCGCCCGGGTGCCGGGGACGGCCAGGATCGGCAAGGATCCCCGCGTGTTCGCGACCATGCTGCAAAGCGGGTACGGAATCAACGGCGCGATTGGCAAGTCGGATAACCCTCTGATTTCAAAAGAAAACATGATTACCGGCCTGGAGATGCTTTCCGGCAAGGGATCCTCCGATGAGGACGCGGCGCTAGCCATGTTGGGCTATGATAGCGGTGCCAAGGGATTGACGGGATTGACGGGAGGGCAGGGCGGTCTGGATAAATTTCAGGGCAATGCGTTGGCCACGTTGTCCCGGTTGGCCATGCAGCAGGAGGTTGCCGAGGCCAAGGCCGCCGCGCCGCCGGCCGCGCCCCGGGGCGGCTCCAGCGTGCGTCGGGTCGTTGACAAATCTTCGGTGCGCATGGCGGTCAATCCCAGTTCCCGCCATCCCGACGATCTCGGCCATTTGGGCCGCACGGTGGCGCAATCCGAGGGCGGCGGGTTCACGCAGCGCGAGGAGGAACTGCTTCTGGCCGCGGCCGGGGCGGAGAACATCCTGGCCGAGACGTCCCGGGTGGAGGCGGCCAAGGACGAGGCCAAGGCCACACGCAAGGTGTTGCCGTCGACGCTCCAGTTCAAGGCCGGACGCTTGAGCGCCCAGTACGAGTCCAACTGCGAGATCGACTGCATCGGCTACGACCGGCGCGGCGGCACGTCCTACGGCCAGTACCAGATTGCCTCCAAGACCGGCACCATGGATTATTTCATTAAATTCCTGGATGACAAGGCTCCGGATCTGGCCGCGCGCCTCAAGGCCGCCGGCCCGGCCGACACCGGGGGAAGGAGCGGGCGCATGCCCACGGTCTGGAAGCGGATCGCGGCTTCCGATCCCCGGCGTTTCGAGGCCTTGCAGCACGAATTCATCCGTTCGAGCAGCTATTCCCCGGCGGCCAAGAGCATTGTGCTGACCACGGGCGTGGATGTGACCAAGCGGTCCTATGCCTTGCGCGAGGTGCTGTGGAGCACGGCGGTGCAGCATGGCCCGGGCGGGGCGGAGCGGATTTTCTCCCAGGCCATCGAGAAGGCCGAGGGTTCGGCAGGACGTCAGGACTTTGACAAAGCCGTGATCGAGGAAGTCTACCGGATTCGGAGCCGGAAGTTCTTCCGCCACAACAAGCGGGTGCGCGAGGCGGTCCAGTCCCGGTTCCGCGACGAGAAGACCACGGCCATCGCCTTGCTCGACGGCGTTTCGGCCTGAGGTTACGTTTTCTTCACACGCGTTTGAATTTCCCTTTTCCCCACTTTGCCCCGGCCTTGCTTTTCATGTAGAGGGGTGGCCATGCAGCCGAGGAACGCAGCATGACCGAAGCGGCGTGCGAAGACGCCGGTCGGCTCTCCGACCGTTTGGGCGCTTTGAAGCGGTGTTTCGCCTTGTCGCGCCTGGTCACGGAGTCGCTGGACCTTTCCGAGGTGCTGGAACGGATCATGACCACCTCGCGCCAAGCGCTTTCGGCCGAGGCGGCCAGTTTGCTGCTGGTGGACGAGACGCCCGGCCCGGGCCAGGGCGAACTTGTTTTCACCGTGGCCCAGGGGCCGGCCTGCCGGGACCTGCGCGGCGGCTTTCGTCTGGCTCCGGGCGAGGGCGTGGCCGGCTGGGTGGCGGCGCGGGCCGAGCCGGTGCTGCTTGTCGACGCCTATGACGATTCCCGTTTCAATCCCGATGTCGATCGCCTGACGGGCTACCGGACGCGGTCCATGGCCTGCGTGCCCTTGTTGTACAGGGGCCGGGTCATCGGCGTGGCCCAGTGCATCAACAAGGCTGGGGGCGGGGTTTTCACCCGCGACGAGGTGGAGACCTTTTCGCTGTTGGCGGCCCAGGCGGCGGTGGCCATTGTCAATGCCAGGCTCCATGGCGAGGCGCTGGCCAAGCAGCGCATGGAGTTCGACATGGAGGTGGCGGCGGGGGTGCAGCAAAGCCTGCTGCCCCAGGGGGTGCCGTTGGTGCCGGGGTTCGACCTGGCCGGCGCGAGCCTGTCCTGCGACGCCACCAGCGGCGATTACTATGATTTCATGCGGCGGCCGGATGCGGCCGGCGGGCCGGAGCGCTTTTTCGTGGCTGTCGGCGACGTGACCGGCCACGGCATCCAGGCGGCGCTTTTCATGACGTCGGTGCGGGCTTTTT is part of the Solidesulfovibrio fructosivorans JJ] genome and harbors:
- a CDS encoding lytic transglycosylase domain-containing protein; its protein translation is MLRFLPAFLAWGAFFFLPAVSFAYTLYGYEDEYGIVHLSEEKRDEHAVLLYEGPSDPKWGFPAIKKRIHALSAVAQNRNEAWIRDATRAYVRMGTAPLGPSGYPAVIESGPLLDLVRAKSRAYGLAPELLYAVIEQESRFTARAVSPKGAAGLMQLMPETQATFGVADPFDPERNVTIGAKFLRALIARFGTLPLALAAYNAGPETVARSGGIPNIPETQNYVARIMARYAMLQESHPGLAPKKPVHAPGRRKAKTKR
- a CDS encoding lysozyme inhibitor LprI family protein, translating into MRVWFGAAFFAAVLAFFTGGARAQTQMEMNVAACDAAKKADAELNAAYAAVLEKNKDDPVFIRKLKVAERAWLAFRDAELAARYPAEDKAAAYGSMYNFCYCNALAELTRKRAAALAPWRDGVPEGDGCTGSYPVR
- the rbr gene encoding rubrerythrin, whose amino-acid sequence is MKTLKGSKTEKNILTAFSGESQARNRYTYFASKAKKEGYEQIAAIFTETADQEKEHAKRLFKYLEGGEVEITGVFPAGVIGDTMANLREAEGGESYEENEMYPSFAAVAREEGYPEVAATFDNIAKAEGFHKRRYGALADNIEAGKVFKREGKVVWRCRNCGFPIESDHAPDKCPACEHPQAYFEIAPENW
- a CDS encoding carboxymuconolactone decarboxylase family protein → MAEASLSRHYQMLARNYPAFMSALDNLAKAARQCGPLDEKTIQLVQMAAAAARGSETSVSSHARRAVRAGAKTEEICQALLVLATTIGFPATAAAIKWAEKYLDE
- a CDS encoding peroxiredoxin, producing the protein MRTASLPFVLALLLAAFPAMAATGGTGVPANHIYPVGHLAPTDSHLAVAVGQPMPDFDLPGIDGSRVRLSDYKGKKNLVISFVPAAWTPVCSGQWPGYNIAKEAFEANDTALVGISVDNIPTLFAWTREMGGLWFPVASDFWPHGGLAKKLGILRSDGVAERALFLVDKKGVIRFIDVHDINTRPDLGVLLDAMKRAQAGD
- a CDS encoding peroxiredoxin family protein, producing MRRLFALPAALLLLFLSAAPALAVEASEAPGAHPLAPGTPFPDVSLTGEVSPQAAAYLGVTAGKRATPINAVKAEVLVVEIFSMYCPFCQREAPNVNALHSLIDKRGLGNRIKIVGIGAGNSEAEVNLFRQKYAVPFPLFSDADFDVHNQVGQVGTPFFYILKKKPQGGFVVLQASLGAFGAPADFLGAIIRAAGL
- a CDS encoding trans-sulfuration enzyme family protein — its product is MEYARLGEHTRCVRAGERLDRTVGGVTTPIHTAAAYMAAPDVDGAYRYPRYNNIPTQLAPAEKLAALEGAEAAIVLASGMAAISSSLLAVLGAGDHLVLQADLYGGTHRFLLAELTRLGIGYTCVPDADAASLEAAVTEKTRAVYIETPSNPLLRIVDLEAVAAMARRRGLVSIIDNTFASPINQRPLDFDFDIVVHSGTKYLNGHSDLNCGAVATSRALMAAVRERAVNFGQTLNTYDCYLLERGMKTLALRMAKHNDNAMAVARFLAGRKGVAVVHYPGLATHPGHETAKRQMRGFGGMLSFELDCAPQAARTFMDRLELALEAVSLGGVETLACFPAVTSHAKMTREARLAMGVSDTLVRFSAGCEDAADIIADLGQALDAAGIA
- a CDS encoding alkaline phosphatase yields the protein MRRYVLPPFAAASINRVAWIVLALLFLSAVAARADSGAAPKYVFYFIGDGMAMPQRSAAEYYLAAKDGDGKPGVVKLAMDKMPVQGLTSTYSLNSIITDSGAAGTALATGFKTNNGAISVDKDKKPVATLAEMARDKGMKVGVVSSVSLDHATPACFYSHQASRNNYYEIALDVAKSGFDYFGGGGFKDPTGKKSKKEGDKPDALEVMKKAGYTVATDRKDIMAAKPGTKLVAINPELDHSKAMPYALDGDKKGLTLAEFTTKGISQLDNPKGFFLMVEGGKIDWACHANDALASIEDTLAFDAAVAEAVKFAQKHPNETLIVVTGDHECGGLTLGFAGTRYGNYYQYLKDQKVSFEDFSKKLAAYKKAHNVADAKFEDVVPMIKESFGLIVPTAADLEAMKQNPVKYSSSHTSPADPHGMYLRDYELDAVKAAFARSMKGEKEKSEDEMDYRAYGGYEPLAVTLTHILDNKAGIGWTSYSHTGVPVVTSAMGPGSQAFSGYYDNTDVAKKIMAAMGQKAVASN
- a CDS encoding YibE/F family protein, yielding MLARTDRRDVLLVALFTALTVALLYWPTGFENRLPSDAVQVKARILDVDNAHVHQYGIVREGEQRVTAVPLSGPFAGQRITADNILLGKLELDKIFAPGETALLVLSLRDGKIVSAVAKDHWRLGLQGLLLGVFALFLALYAGWTGVKAVLSFLFAALLLWKVLVPLFLQGYDPLIVTLCVLAVLMAAIIFLVGGVGRRSLAAYLGALAGIAVTCLLALATAPGFALPGAVKPYAETLLYTGYAHLNLGRMFLATICLGASGAIMDVAMDVAASQSEVVAHNPGIGPGRLCLSGFRVGRIVVGTMATTLLLAYCGGSLALLMVFMAQGVPLINVATMPHVAAEIANTLVGSFGLVTAAPLTAIAGALLLRR
- a CDS encoding cysteine-rich small domain-containing protein translates to MQHSYRFFQNTACKYFPCHPGADPETFNCLLCFCPLYFLENCGGDCEMRQGVKDCTPCLRPHRPEGYDEILDRLRQEAAARRQAWQAEQREKEEAEADE
- a CDS encoding VgrG-related protein, whose translation is MAIETTNSAAGEIFKKAAARVPGTARIGKDPRVFATMLQSGYGINGAIGKSDNPLISKENMITGLEMLSGKGSSDEDAALAMLGYDSGAKGLTGLTGGQGGLDKFQGNALATLSRLAMQQEVAEAKAAAPPAAPRGGSSVRRVVDKSSVRMAVNPSSRHPDDLGHLGRTVAQSEGGGFTQREEELLLAAAGAENILAETSRVEAAKDEAKATRKVLPSTLQFKAGRLSAQYESNCEIDCIGYDRRGGTSYGQYQIASKTGTMDYFIKFLDDKAPDLAARLKAAGPADTGGRSGRMPTVWKRIAASDPRRFEALQHEFIRSSSYSPAAKSIVLTTGVDVTKRSYALREVLWSTAVQHGPGGAERIFSQAIEKAEGSAGRQDFDKAVIEEVYRIRSRKFFRHNKRVREAVQSRFRDEKTTAIALLDGVSA
- a CDS encoding PP2C family protein-serine/threonine phosphatase — encoded protein: MTEAACEDAGRLSDRLGALKRCFALSRLVTESLDLSEVLERIMTTSRQALSAEAASLLLVDETPGPGQGELVFTVAQGPACRDLRGGFRLAPGEGVAGWVAARAEPVLLVDAYDDSRFNPDVDRLTGYRTRSMACVPLLYRGRVIGVAQCINKAGGGVFTRDEVETFSLLAAQAAVAIVNARLHGEALAKQRMEFDMEVAAGVQQSLLPQGVPLVPGFDLAGASLSCDATSGDYYDFMRRPDAAGGPERFFVAVGDVTGHGIQAALFMTSVRAFLRARLLAPGGPAAIVGDVNRLLSGDMGDSGRFMTFFLLEIDPAAGVMRSVRAGHDPALLYDPATGTFVEVGGRGIPLGIDAGWAYEENVLCPLPEDAVLVLGTDGIWEARAASGEMYGKARLRQAIARGASGDARAVVDAVLADLDAFLAGMPRHDDVTLVVVKTAPGAGKKEVS